A stretch of Eleutherodactylus coqui strain aEleCoq1 chromosome 2, aEleCoq1.hap1, whole genome shotgun sequence DNA encodes these proteins:
- the NRG4 gene encoding pro-neuregulin-4, membrane-bound isoform, with the protein MTTGHGEPCAEKGQKTFCLNGGICYSIGPKQLCRCIDNYTGERCEEILLASVETEPQNNFLINFLVLGSFLGLIFLGFVVYCCRRKLKNRSEDGP; encoded by the exons ATGACAACAG GTCATGGAGAACCCTGTGCAGAGAAAGGACAGAAAACTTTCTGTTTGAATGGAGGCATATGTTACAGCATAGGTCCCAAGCAACTCTGCAG ATGTATTGACAACTATACAGGCGAGCGCTGTGAAGAAATCCTCTTGGCTAGTGTGGAAACAGAACCCCAAAACAACTTTTTAATTAACTTCTTGGTTTTAGGGTCTTTCTTGGGCCTGATATTTTTGGGATTTGTTGTTTATTGTTGCAG AAGAAAATTAAAGAATCGTAGTGAAGACGGGCCATGA